CTGGCAGTCGCCCAGCAGGTAGCGGTGCTTGCCGCCGGTGGTGCGCCACACCAGGGCGCGGTCGCGCGAATCGAATTCCTCGACGCCGCCGGCGGTTTCAATGACCTCCGGCCCCGACATCGCGAGGCGTCCTTCTTCGGACATGACGATCGCATTGGTGCAGCGCGCGACGATGCCCATGCCGCCGAATACGCCGTTGCTGCCGCCGGCCAGCGTGATGACCGCCACGCCGGCCGCGCGCGCATCGAGCACCGCGCGCATCACTTCGGACACGGCGATCAGGCCGGCGTTCGCTTCATGCAGGCGCACGCCGCCGGTTTCCAAAAGCAGCACCACCGCGCCGATTTTCTCGATGACGGCGCGCTTGAGCAGGCCGACCAGCTTGGCGCCGTGGACTTCACCCACCGCGCCGCCCATGAAGCCGCCTTCCTGGGCCGCCGCGAAGACCGGTTCCCCGGCCAGCAGCGCGCGGCCGACGATGACGCCGTCGTCGAACGATACAGGCGCGTCCAGCTGGCCCAGGTGCGGGCTGACGATGCGCGCCGACGGCGGCAGGAATTCGACAAAACTGTCGCCGTCGAACAAGCGGGCGATGCGCTCGCGCGCGGTCAGTTCGAGATAGCTGCTCATGGCGCCCCTTCCAGCATGGTCTCGACCGCCTGGTCGAGGCGCAGGCTCACCACCGCCGGCGTGGCGCCCATGTCGTTGATGGCGATGCGCGTGTCCTTCAGCTGCCAGCGCTGGTGAAAGTCCTGCATCACCGCCTGCCAGGTCGCGCCGAAGCCGACAGCCGCGGTCTTGATTTCGATGGTGCAGGCGCCTGCCAGCGGCGCCGATTCGATCAGCACTTCCAGGTTGCCCGAGCCGACCACGCCGACCACCTGCGGCTGCGGGGGCAGCACGCGGGTGCCGTGTTCAAACCGATATTCCAGCGTTTCCATGTGTTCGATTCCTTACCAGTTCCGGAAGCGGCGCGGGGGCGCGTACAGCCCACCGGACGCGCGCACCAGGTCTTTCATGTTCTTAGCGGCCAGCAGGTCGCGCGAGGCGAGCCGTTTGTCCACGCCGATGTCCTCGGCGCGTTGAATGATGCCGCGGTCGCGCAGGTTTTCGACCATGCGCCTGTCGCGCGCCATGCCAACCGGCGTGTAGCCGGCCACGCCGCGAATCGCCTGCTCGCGCTCCTCGTCGGTGCGGCACAGCAGCAGGTTGGCGATGCCTTCCTCGGTGAGGATGTGGGTCACGTCGTCGCCGTAGATCATCACCGGCGGGATGTCGAAGCCTGCCTGCTCGGCGAGTTCCCACGCATCGAGCTTGTCGACGAAGGCCGGCTGCATATGCTCGCGGAAGGTCTCGACGATCTGCACCACCAGCTTCTGGCCCCGCGGGATCGTGTTGCGGCCTTCGCGCGCTTGGCGGCCGGCCTTGAGCCAAGCCTCGCTGGCATGGCGTCGCCCGCGCGCGTCCGCCCCCATGTTCGGGGCGCCGCCGAAGCCGGCAATGCGCCCGGCTGTGGCGGTGGACGAATTGCCCTGCATGTCGATCTGCAGCGTAGAGCCGATGAACATGTCGCAGGCGTAGTGGCCGGCCGCCTGGCACAGCGCGCGGTTGCTGCGCATGCTGCCGTCGGGTCCGACCGCAAACACGTCGGGCCGCGCGCGGATGTAGTCTTCCATTCCCAGCTCTGAGCCGAAGGAGTGGACCGATTCGACGAAGCCGGCTTCGATCGCCGGAATCAGGGCAGGGTGGGGATTGAGCGCCCA
This window of the Massilia sp. R2A-15 genome carries:
- a CDS encoding biotin-independent malonate decarboxylase subunit beta; translated protein: MSSYLELTARERIARLFDGDSFVEFLPPSARIVSPHLGQLDAPVSFDDGVIVGRALLAGEPVFAAAQEGGFMGGAVGEVHGAKLVGLLKRAVIEKIGAVVLLLETGGVRLHEANAGLIAVSEVMRAVLDARAAGVAVITLAGGSNGVFGGMGIVARCTNAIVMSEEGRLAMSGPEVIETAGGVEEFDSRDRALVWRTTGGKHRYLLGDCQAVVADSVEAFRQAAIDTVAAFRGQTTALSLQDLEQEQAMLGERIERFGAMSEPLDIWAALGVARPEAIPMLDAADFMAAVASHQLGGR
- the mdcC gene encoding malonate decarboxylase acyl carrier protein, which translates into the protein METLEYRFEHGTRVLPPQPQVVGVVGSGNLEVLIESAPLAGACTIEIKTAAVGFGATWQAVMQDFHQRWQLKDTRIAINDMGATPAVVSLRLDQAVETMLEGAP